In Candidatus Woesearchaeota archaeon, a genomic segment contains:
- a CDS encoding 50S ribosomal protein L11, whose amino-acid sequence MAMSSVEVLIEGGKATAAPPLGPAMGPLGVNIGAVVADINKKTADYKGMQVPVKVTVDSDTKEYTISIGTPPASALIKKEAGVDKGSGKPDKELVADLKIEQIIKIAKMKEDALSGKTLKERVKEIIGSCKSMGVKVEEVSAEKALIMVNEGKFDAEIKAEKTEITADEMKQIEEERKRLQKELEEKRAFFEAQAKKIIAQNEKKSADQIRKALEDAKIPDQIIAKLAPKDDKAAGKGKK is encoded by the coding sequence ATGGCTATGAGTTCAGTTGAAGTTTTAATTGAAGGTGGTAAGGCTACTGCTGCGCCTCCTCTTGGTCCTGCTATGGGGCCTTTGGGTGTGAATATTGGTGCCGTGGTTGCTGATATTAATAAGAAGACTGCTGATTATAAAGGGATGCAAGTTCCTGTTAAGGTAACTGTTGATTCAGATACTAAGGAGTATACTATTTCTATTGGGACTCCTCCTGCTTCTGCTCTTATTAAGAAGGAAGCTGGCGTGGATAAGGGTTCTGGTAAACCTGATAAGGAATTGGTTGCGGATCTTAAGATTGAGCAAATTATTAAGATTGCTAAGATGAAAGAAGATGCTTTGTCTGGTAAGACTCTTAAGGAACGAGTTAAGGAAATTATTGGTTCTTGCAAGTCTATGGGTGTTAAGGTAGAAGAGGTTTCTGCTGAGAAAGCTTTAATCATGGTTAATGAGGGTAAGTTTGATGCGGAGATTAAGGCTGAGAAGACTGAGATTACTGCTGATGAAATGAAGCAAATTGAAGAGGAACGTAAGCGTCTTCAGAAAGAATTAGAGGAGAAGCGTGCTTTCTTTGAGGCTCAGGCTAAGAAGATTATTGCTCAGAATGAGAAGAAGTCCGCGGATCAGATTAGAAAGGCTTTAGAGGATGCTAAGATTCCTGATCAGATTATTGCTAAGTTAGCTCCTAAGGATGATAAAGCAGCAGGTAAAGGTAAGAAATAA
- a CDS encoding transcription elongation factor Spt5, producing MDEDILKKNMPGEEELKRIKEMDNQESVPEKEEPKTEGISTKLFALRVTANREDQVMTFVSSNVVRKKISVYSVIRPHGMRGYIFVEAESRGDAEQAAYGVPYARGILPNEINYKEIEHMLEQVKKDVNIQKNDIAEIISGPFKREKCKISRVDKAKEEVVVELLDAAVPIPITIKMDAIKVIRRDE from the coding sequence ATGGATGAAGATATTCTTAAGAAGAACATGCCTGGTGAGGAAGAACTCAAAAGGATTAAGGAAATGGATAATCAGGAGTCTGTGCCTGAGAAAGAAGAACCTAAGACTGAAGGTATTAGTACTAAGTTGTTTGCTTTGAGGGTTACTGCTAATCGTGAAGATCAAGTTATGACTTTTGTTTCTAGTAACGTTGTTAGGAAGAAGATTAGTGTTTATTCTGTTATTAGGCCTCATGGGATGCGTGGTTACATATTCGTTGAAGCTGAATCCAGAGGGGATGCTGAGCAAGCTGCTTATGGTGTTCCTTATGCTCGTGGTATTTTGCCTAATGAGATTAATTATAAGGAAATTGAGCATATGCTTGAGCAAGTTAAGAAAGATGTTAATATTCAGAAGAATGACATCGCGGAAATTATTAGTGGTCCGTTTAAACGTGAGAAGTGTAAGATTTCTAGGGTGGATAAAGCTAAGGAAGAAGTCGTTGTTGAACTTCTTGATGCAGCGGTTCCTATTCCTATAACGATTAAGATGGATGCTATTAAAGTTATTAGGCGTGATGAATAA
- a CDS encoding protein translocase SEC61 complex subunit gamma: MNRMDKLRNFLTECKRVLRISKKPSKQEYWTITKVSGLGLLLIGFAGFLLHIVDFAISIFLAVGIVFVLVFYLMFMRGN; this comes from the coding sequence ATGAATAGGATGGATAAGCTTAGAAATTTTTTGACAGAGTGTAAAAGGGTTCTTCGTATTTCGAAGAAGCCTTCTAAGCAAGAGTATTGGACTATTACTAAGGTTTCAGGTCTTGGTTTGTTGCTTATTGGCTTCGCTGGTTTTTTGTTGCACATTGTTGATTTTGCTATTTCTATTTTTTTGGCTGTTGGCATCGTGTTTGTTTTGGTGTTTTATTTAATGTTTATGCGAGGTAATTGA